The stretch of DNA AGAACAGCCTGTCCATCTCCTACAACTTCGACTACTCGAACAACACTAACCAGACCTTCGACGTGGCCACCTACGGCGACTCCGCGAACGGGACCGAGGGTCCCTCCAAGATCAACGTGGCCAACCTGAACCTGTTCAGCACGGTCTCCGCGAGCAAGCTCAACGAGTTCCACCTGACCTACTCTCGGGAAAGCCGGCCCCGGTCGGCCACCCCTTCGAACGTGCCCCCCGACACCGCCATGGGATTCGCTACCACTTTTCGCTTTGGCAATCCCTTCTTCCTCGGGCCCACCGTCGACGAGCTGATCACGCGCTTCCAGGTCAAGGACAACTTCTCGATCGTGGCCGGAAAGCACACGTTCAAGGTGGGGGGGGAGTGGCTCCACACCAACAACAACCAAGTGTTCCGCGGCTTTTTCGAGGGGCGCTACATCTTTGACAGCGTGACGGGCTTCCTGCGCTACGCATCGCCCGCCGCCCCGGGTGGGTATGGTCCCGGGACCGCGGCCTGCTCCAACGGGAGCTACGTTACGAGCCCGACGCCCTGCCCGGCCGGTAGCACCAGCACCGGCGGCCCCTTGCTCCTGTTCCTGGATGCCACCGACAACAATGGCCTCGTCACCGACGCCTCGGGGGCGTCGAACATCAACAACAACGAGTTTTCGCTCTTTGCCCAGGACCAGTGGCAGGTGCGGCCGAACCTGGTGGTCAACTACGGGCTGCGCTGGGACGCCCAGTACATGCCCTCGACCGTGGACCCGAAGAGCACTGCCTTCGCCCAGCTCCTGAGCGACCCCCGCTTCCCATCCGACGGGACCATCCCGAACCAGACGAAGGAGTTCCAACCACGCCTGGGCATCGCCTGGGACATTGCCAGCAACCGCAAATCCGTCCTCCGCGCCAACGCGGGCATCTACTACGCTCGGCAGAACATGCTCAGCGAGGTCGGCTCCGTCACCACCAACGGCCTGCAGCAACAGAGCGGTTTCGCGAGCACCGCCAACCTGCTCGGCTTCGGTGCGCCCACGCCGACGTGGCCCGGCATCCTGCCGCCCTCGCCGGTGGCACCAGGCACTTTCCCGTTCTTTAGCGGCATCCGCGTCTTCGCCAAGGACTACCACAACCCGCGGATCTACACCGCGAACGTCGGGTTCGAGCAGGAGGTGGCCCGGGATTGGTCCTTGTACGTGGACTTCACGTGGTCCCACGGTGTCTACTTGACGCGTTTCCTGAACTACAACACGCACGGGACGGGAGTGGCTCCCGTCCAGCCCGCGAGCTACGACACCGTGACCTACGCCGGAAACAATCCGTTTGCCCCCCAGTTTGGGGACGTCTTCGTCAGCACCAGCCGCGGCCGGGGGCTGTATCGGGGGGGCACGTTCGGCGTGCGCAAGCGCTTCTCTCAGAAGTACCAGGTCGAGGCCAACTACGTCCTGTCCAAGGATCTGGACGACGACTCCAACGAGCGCGATCCATTCACGGAGCGCACCTTCAACTTTTACAACCTGAACCTGGACTACGGGCCCTCCGACCGCGACATCCGCCACAAGTTCAACCTCTTCGCCTACGGGGAGCTCCCGGGGGGGCTGCAGGGCAACGCCCGCATCCAGGCCCGGTCGGCACAGCCCATCACCACGAGCCCGCGGGTCCTTGACGGCGTCGACCGCGGGCGAAACTGGGACCGCAAGGACAACGCGTACTTCTCCTTCGACTGGCGTCTGCAGCGGCCCATCCGGTTCGGCAAGAGCTCGGCCCTGATCCCCACCGTGGAGATGTTCAACACCTTCAACAACGCGAACAACGTCAATACTCTGAGCACCCCCGCGCTCTTCAACTTCGACGGCTTCCTGCGCCTGGGCGTGGGCGATCCGCGGCAGCTGCAGCTCTCGCTGAAGTACACGTTCTAGGCCGGCCGGGGGGTGCCAAGCTCGAGGCACCCCCCGCCGCCTAATCCTCTCCGCCCCGCTCCCGCACGCCCCTCCCACTGCCCCAGGCTCAGAGGGCAGAGAGGCCCGCATCTCCAAAGGATGGTCTCGCCTTCATGGCGTCCGGAGCCTCGGGGAGGGGCTAGCGGGGGGGCGGGGGGAGGTTAAGCCCGAGGGCCGGGGAGGCATCCCCCGGCCTCCTCAAAGCGGCGGGGCCTGCCCCCCGGGGGCGGCCCGGCGCTTCCCCGCCTCCGCGATGAGCCGGTTGTTCTGCCCCAGCACCTCGTACTCACGCCTGAGCGCGAACACGCATACGAGCAGGGTGAGCCAGGCCAGGCCCTCGTGGACCACGGCCGGCAGGAGGCGGGTGTGGGCGGCCGCGCCCAGGATGAAGTTGGCGACGAGGAGGAGCAAGACCAGGGTCATCACCGGGAAAGCGCGCGCCTTCAGGGCCACGGTGCGGCGGCGGAAGGAATCGCCCCATCCCTTCTCGTTCTCGAGGCCCTTCATCTCTACGCCGGTCGCGATCAGAAAGAACATGATGAAGGTATGGGCCATCACGAGCAGGAAGGTGGCCACGAGGCTGATGAGAAAGTGGGGACGCACCTCCCGGGGGACGCCCGGCACGCGGTAACCCCCTAGGGTGGACCAGGCAAACGCCACCGTACCCACGAGGGCCAGGGTCAGGAGGGCGATGGACATGTCACCTCGACGAGGGTTCCCGGGGCAGTCAGCCGGGGCGGAAGGCGGGGGCCTCGTCCCCGGGGGTGAAGAGCGGCCCCTGGACGCCCAAGGACACGGCCAAGGACTCGAGCTCCGCGCGGTTGAAGCCCTCGGAGACGCTCGCAATTGCGCCCCCGTGGCGGAGGAGGAAGAGGGTCGGCACCGCCACCAGGCCCAGAGCCTTCGCCAGCGGGTAGGGGTCCTCCTCCAGGCCGACCGGAACCTCGAGCTTCAGCTCGGAGACGAGCCGGCGGGCGGCGTCGGCGTCGTCCTGGAGCAGCAGCCGCACGGAGGAGCCGGGGCCCCGGCGCCGATGGAGGCGGTCCAAGTAGGGGAGGACCTGGCGCGTGGTCTTGCAGTCTCCGTGGCCGATCAAGAGGAGCGCCGCTCCCGTGGCCCAGGTCTCGGCGAGGGGCCGCCGCGTGCCCGTGAGATCGGGCAGGGACATCTCCGGGAAGGAACCCTGACGACGAAGGCCTGGCATCATCAAGCGTCGATGAAATCGGCGGTCACGCGCCGCGGAATGAGGCCCGCGGCGTGGCCGCGGTCCAGGAGGGCCTGCACGGCCTGGCGGCCGCGGGGCCCGCACTCCACCGTCATCTCGTTCACCCACATCCCCACGAAACGGTCAGCCACCGCGGGGTCCATCCCGCGCGCGAAGCCCAGGGCGTAGTCCAGGGCCTCCCGGCGGTGGGCCAGCGAGTAGCGCACCGTGTCCCGCACGAGCGCGGTCAGCCTGGCCATGAGCGCGGGCCCGAGGTCCCGACGCACCGCATTCCCGCCCAGGGGCAAGGGCAAGCCCGTCTCCTTCTTCCACCACGCACCCAGGTCCAGGACCTTGTGCAGGGCGTGGGCGCCGAACGTGAGCTGCCCCTCGTGGATGATGAGCCCCACGTCGACCCGGCCCTCCCGCACCTCCTCCAGGATCCGATCGAAGGCGATCACGCGGGTCGCGACCCCAGGCGCGAAAAGCTTGAGGGCCAGGTAGGCGGTGGTGAGGGTGCCAGGCACGCCCACCGTGAGCGTCGCTACCTGGGCGGGAGCCAAGGGCTCGCGCGCAACCAAGAGGGGCCCGTATCCGTCCCCGATGCTGCCGCCGCAGGGCATGAGCGCGTACTTGTCGGCCACGTAGGGATAGGCGTGAAAGGAGATGGCCGTGATCTCGTGCCGACCCTCCTGGGCCTGGCGGTTCAAGGTCTCGATGTCCGCCAGAACGTGGGAGATCTCCAGGTCGCCGGTCGGGACTCTGCCCCGGGCCAGGCCGTAGAACATGAAGGCGTCGTCGCTGTCGGGGCTGTGGGCGAGGGAGATCTTCACCTGAGCTCCATCATATTTCAGGCCGCGCCAACCCACCAGACAGGAGAAGGGCCAAGCGCGGGGCCGACTCCGGAGGGGGACGGGCGTGGAAGGGCGCGGACCGTATCCCGGGGTCAATACCCCTGGGCTTTTCCCAACCGGCGCCGGGAGCCCAGGTTCTGCAGGCCCACCGCGCCCAGAATGAGCGCGGCCCCCGCCCACTGCCGCACGCCCAAGCGCTCGCCGAGCACGATCACGGCCAAGGCCAGGGTCACCACCACCTCGAAGGAGCTGAGCACCGCGGCCCGGGCCGGCCCCACCCGGGCCAGACCCGCGAGGAACGCGCGCAGCGCCACCACCGTGGAGAGGACGGTGATCCCCAGCACCGCGCCCCAGGCGCGGACATCGGGGAATAGGAGGACGCTGCCCTGGCCGATCGCCCAGGGGACGCAGACCAAGGCGCAGACTTGGGTGAGGTGAAGGGCCGCGGTCTGGGCCGGGACCTGCGCCGCAAACCGGCTCCCCAGCATGATGTAGGCCGCGTAGAGGACCGCGGTGAGGAGGGCGAAGAAGACGCCGGGGCCGCCGACGAGCGCCCCTCCCGCGGTGAGGGCGCACCCCGCCCCGGCCAGGCCGGCCGCGCCCAGACCACGCGGGGTGAGGCCTTCCCAGCCGAGGAGGCCGGAAAACAGAGTGACGATCACGGGGTACGTGTAGAGGAGGAGGGCCACCGTGGAGGCGGGCACCGTCTCCAGGGCCTTGAAGTAGGCGAGGGCGTTGACGACGTAGACGGCCCCGATCGCCCAGAGCGTGAGCCGCTGCCGCCCGGAGATGGGCTTGGCTGGGCCCGCCGAGGGCAGGAGGGCGAAGAGAAGGCTGGCGAGCAGGAAGCGCCAGGCCAGGAGCGGGAGCGGCCGCACCCCGCTCCCATAGGCCACCTTCGTGAGGACGGGCATGGTTCCATAGGCCACGGTGCTCAGAAGGATGAGGGCCAGACCGCGCCCCTCCTCGTTCTTGGCCTCCCTCCGCAGCACCGACGCAGTATACGTGCGGCCTCGGCACGAGGGCCGGGATCCTGCCGCTTCCCCTAGCCGCAATCTCCGCCTTGGAGTAAATTGGGCCCGTTCTAGCAAGGAGCCGACATGACGATCGCCCGGCCGTTCCGGCTGGTGGCCGCAGGCCTCGCCCTCCTGGCCCCCACGGTAAGGGCGGACCAGGAGGCGGCGCCCCCGACTAGCCTCGCCGATCTCGCGTGGATCGCCGGGCGGTGGGTCGACAGCTCCCCGGGTAGTCTCTCGGAGGAGGTCTGGACCGCTCCCTCCGGGGACTCCATGATGGGAATGTGGCGCTTCGTCTCCGATGGGCGAACCCGGATCTTCGAGCTGCTGACGATCACGACCGGCGAAGGAGGCCTTGAGCTTCGCTTGCGCCACTTCGATCCCCTGCTCGTGGCACGTGAGGACAAGGAGCGGCCGGTTGTGCTCAAGCTCGTGCGCCGCGGGGACCGGGAAGCGGCCTTCGAGGGCCGCGAGTACGCGGGCACGGTGCGCATCACCTACCGCCGGACCGAGGACGGGCTCGCCGTCACCTTGGAGAAGGGCGGGACCAAGGAGGAGTTCCGGTTCCGGCCCGGGGACGCGCACACGCCTTGACCGCGAGGATGGCGACCCCGTGCTGGCCCTAGCCCTGGGGAGCGTGCTCCTCGCCCTTCCCCCGGGGAGCGTGGGCCAGGCCCCGCCTCCCCCTGTGGCCAAGATGCGCGGGGTTTGCTGGGAGGGGGGAGGGCGGGTCGCCCCCGAGACCCTGGACCCCCTGCGCGCCCTGGGCGTGGATTGGATCTCGCAGACCCCGTTCGGCTGGTGCCCGTCCTTGACCGCCCCCAAGGTCGTGCGCAACGCGGGCGATGACGTCTACTGGGGAGAGAGCGACCAGGGCCTGGCCGAGACCGCCGGCTTCGCGCGCAGCCTCGGCATCAAGACCCTCCTGAAGCCGCACCTCTGGGTGCCGGGCGGAAGCTGGGTGGGAGATCTTCGCATGGGCAGCGAGGAGGACTGGCAGCGCTGGTTCCGCTCCTACGAGGACTTCATCCTCCACTACGCGCGCCTTGCGGAGCGGGAGCACATGAACGGGCTGGTGGTGGGGGCCGAGCTGCGCTGCGCCGCTCGCCGGACCGCGGACTGGCGCCGGCTCATCCAGCGCGTGCGCGAGGTCTACCACGGTCCGCTCACTTACTGCGCCAACTGGAACGAGGAGGAGCAGGTGGAGTTCTGGGGCGACCTAGACTTCATTGGGGTGCAGGCCTACTACCCCCTTTCCGACGCCCCCCACCCCAGCCTGGCCCAGATCCGTACGGCTTGGTTGCCCATCGTGAACCGCCTAGAGGTGCTCGCCCGTCGGACCGGTCGCCCCGTGGTCTTCACGGAGGTGGGCTACAAGAGCGTGGCCGGCACCCTGGCCGCGCCCTGGAGCTGGGACACCCGGGGCAAGACCGACTTCGGCCTGCAGCGGGACGCCTATCGGGCCCTGTTCGAGGCGGTGTGGAGTCGGAGCTGGTTCGGAGGCACCTTCATCTGGAAGTGGCACCCCCTCGCTTCGCGGGCGCGGCCGTCTGGGGACCGGGAGCGCGACTTCACCCCCCAGGGAAAGCCCTCCCTCAAGGTGATGCGGGAGTTCTACACGCGCCCGGGGCGGCCGGGGGCGCGCTTTCCCTGATCAGCCGCCGGAGTCGGCGGCCTCCGCCTCCGGGCCGGGAGGGGTCGCGTCCTCCAGGTCGTCGAGGTAGCCCGCGGGGAGAGCCACCGTCTGCCTTCCCCCCGTCTTCCCCCGGGGCACGCGAATAGCCTCGGGAGGGAAGGGTTGCGTGTGGTCCACGCCCCCGAGGATCGCCGCGAGCTCGTCCAGACGGGTCACCCGCATGAGCTGCTCGCGCAACGCGGCTCCGCCCCGGAACCCTTTCGTGTACCAGGAGCTGTGCTTCCGGAAGGAGCGCATGGCCCCCGTCTCCCCCAGCCAGGCCCCGAGCAGGCGGGCGTGCTCCAGCATCACGTCGACCACCCCCCCCAGGAGGGGCGGGTTCTGGGGAGAGCGGCCTTCGAAGACGTCGGCCAGGTCCCGGAAGAGCCAGGGACGGCCCAGGCAGCCTCGGCCCACGATCACGCCGTCGCAGCCCGTGGTCCGCATCATGCGCAGAGCGTCCTCGGCCTCCCAGACGTCCCCGTTGCCGAGAACGGGGATGCCCCGGACCGCCTGCTTGAGGCGTGCGATGGCCTCCCAGTCGGCCTCCCCGTCATAGAGCTGGGCCGCGGTGCGCGCGTGCAGCCCCACCCCCGCGCAGCCTTCCTCCTGGGCAATGCGGCCGGCTTCCAGGTAGGTTTGGTAGCGGTCGTCGATGCCGGTGCGGAACTTGATCGTCACCGGAACCGGGCCCGCGGCCCGCACCGCCGCGCGCACGATGCCCTGGAGGAGACGGGGCTTCAGGGGAATGGCGGCGCCGCCCCCTTTGCTCGTGACCTTGCGCACCGGGCAGCCGAAGTTCAGGTCTACGTGATCCACACGGCCCTCTCCCACCAGCAGCCGCACCGCTTCCCCCAGGTGCCAGGGGTCGACGCCGTAGAGCTGAAGGCTACGGATGGTCTCCTCTTCCCCGAAGCTGGCCAGGAGAAGGGTCTTGCGGTTCCCCTCCACGAGGGCGCGGGCGGTGATCATCTCGCTCACGTAGAGCCCCGCCCCGTAGCGGCGGCACAGCGTCCGGAAGGGCGGGTTGGTGACGCCGGCCATGGGAGCCAGGACCACCGGCGGCCAGACGGAGAGGGGGCCGATGCGCAGGCGTGCGAACTCCCCCCCTGCCGCGGGAGCCACCTCCCGATTGAGCGGGCTTCGGTAGAGGGTGTCCATTCGGGACCAGTATCCTACCGGACGCCCGCAGCGGAAGGGCGCAGGCGGACCGGGAAGGCGCTCCCGGCCGCGGGCGAAGCCCTGCGCGCGGGCGGGGGCAGCGCGTCGTCGAGGGCCGAGAGCAGCACGTCGGCGGCGATGCGGTGTGCGATCTCGTTGGGATGCTCGTCGTTGGGACCGTCCACGACCAGGAGCTCCCACTTCAGGCCCCGGTAGGCAGGGAGCAGATCCACCACCCTGGCCCCCGCGTCCCCGGCCGCGCGCGCGACGGCGGCGTGGATCGCCGTGAAGGGGTAACCCTCATCCAGGGCGTTGCCGAAGAGGGGAAAGATCATGACCAGGAAGGGCACGGTGCGCGCGCGGCAGAGCTCGGCCATGGTCCGGAGGGCCTTCCGACCGGCGATCCAGCCGGCGTAGTCGGGCACGTACATCGAGCGGTAGGCGGCGATTCGCCGCCGGTTCTCCACCGTGGCCCAGACCCGCCGCTTGACCAGCCGGAAGAGCGCGGAGCGGTCCAAGAGCCCGTCCGCGCCCCAACGGCGCTCTTTCCTCATCTCCTCCCAGTCGCGGGCCC from Vicinamibacteria bacterium encodes:
- a CDS encoding DUF6265 family protein; amino-acid sequence: MTIARPFRLVAAGLALLAPTVRADQEAAPPTSLADLAWIAGRWVDSSPGSLSEEVWTAPSGDSMMGMWRFVSDGRTRIFELLTITTGEGGLELRLRHFDPLLVAREDKERPVVLKLVRRGDREAAFEGREYAGTVRITYRRTEDGLAVTLEKGGTKEEFRFRPGDAHTP
- a CDS encoding SGNH/GDSL hydrolase family protein; the encoded protein is MQIAPRPGEVLLLLLGLGVSLAIVEGAVRFAGAGAPRPTGYAPVNTRRPETAWTNSLGYRDNEHPLGKPPGRRRVLVLGDSFTWGAHIEFDDAYPRRLERGLARHRGESWEVISLARSGMNSVEEGEQLASEGLAYDPDVVVLGYCLNDSEDENAAEARRARDWEEMRKERRWGADGLLDRSALFRLVKRRVWATVENRRRIAAYRSMYVPDYAGWIAGRKALRTMAELCRARTVPFLVMIFPLFGNALDEGYPFTAIHAAVARAAGDAGARVVDLLPAYRGLKWELLVVDGPNDEHPNEIAHRIAADVLLSALDDALPPPARRASPAAGSAFPVRLRPSAAGVR
- the dusB gene encoding tRNA dihydrouridine synthase DusB, with protein sequence MDTLYRSPLNREVAPAAGGEFARLRIGPLSVWPPVVLAPMAGVTNPPFRTLCRRYGAGLYVSEMITARALVEGNRKTLLLASFGEEETIRSLQLYGVDPWHLGEAVRLLVGEGRVDHVDLNFGCPVRKVTSKGGGAAIPLKPRLLQGIVRAAVRAAGPVPVTIKFRTGIDDRYQTYLEAGRIAQEEGCAGVGLHARTAAQLYDGEADWEAIARLKQAVRGIPVLGNGDVWEAEDALRMMRTTGCDGVIVGRGCLGRPWLFRDLADVFEGRSPQNPPLLGGVVDVMLEHARLLGAWLGETGAMRSFRKHSSWYTKGFRGGAALREQLMRVTRLDELAAILGGVDHTQPFPPEAIRVPRGKTGGRQTVALPAGYLDDLEDATPPGPEAEAADSGG
- a CDS encoding MqnA/MqnD/SBP family protein, which encodes MKISLAHSPDSDDAFMFYGLARGRVPTGDLEISHVLADIETLNRQAQEGRHEITAISFHAYPYVADKYALMPCGGSIGDGYGPLLVAREPLAPAQVATLTVGVPGTLTTAYLALKLFAPGVATRVIAFDRILEEVREGRVDVGLIIHEGQLTFGAHALHKVLDLGAWWKKETGLPLPLGGNAVRRDLGPALMARLTALVRDTVRYSLAHRREALDYALGFARGMDPAVADRFVGMWVNEMTVECGPRGRQAVQALLDRGHAAGLIPRRVTADFIDA
- a CDS encoding TonB-dependent receptor — its product is MLIRRYAFVFVLMACIAVAGTAWAQTQITTGVIQGTVVDPSGAVVPGAEVEARNLDTNVKRTLTTGADGRFVFLQLAPGRYTVTITRAGFATLVQENVTLTVGQSANLGATLKVSAASETVTVTGTPTVDTSRTEVSTTLNENTIATTPILGRKFEDLLTLTPGVSIVQGPDGDEITFSGQRGIFNNISLDGGDYNNGFFGEQMGGQRAAIDITLEAVKEFQVVAQGANAEFGRTAGGVVNVITKSGTNDFHGSLFEYQRLQGLTSNTSDGKPLTNFRREQFGGTLGGPLVKDKAFFFLAFEGIRENLQRPNLSDPIGSPCSVQTPTLAANEALINGSPDCQRLALLNFFRTTRGQQEGLPVDHTINNNAALAKLDWTIDAKNSLSISYNFDYSNNTNQTFDVATYGDSANGTEGPSKINVANLNLFSTVSASKLNEFHLTYSRESRPRSATPSNVPPDTAMGFATTFRFGNPFFLGPTVDELITRFQVKDNFSIVAGKHTFKVGGEWLHTNNNQVFRGFFEGRYIFDSVTGFLRYASPAAPGGYGPGTAACSNGSYVTSPTPCPAGSTSTGGPLLLFLDATDNNGLVTDASGASNINNNEFSLFAQDQWQVRPNLVVNYGLRWDAQYMPSTVDPKSTAFAQLLSDPRFPSDGTIPNQTKEFQPRLGIAWDIASNRKSVLRANAGIYYARQNMLSEVGSVTTNGLQQQSGFASTANLLGFGAPTPTWPGILPPSPVAPGTFPFFSGIRVFAKDYHNPRIYTANVGFEQEVARDWSLYVDFTWSHGVYLTRFLNYNTHGTGVAPVQPASYDTVTYAGNNPFAPQFGDVFVSTSRGRGLYRGGTFGVRKRFSQKYQVEANYVLSKDLDDDSNERDPFTERTFNFYNLNLDYGPSDRDIRHKFNLFAYGELPGGLQGNARIQARSAQPITTSPRVLDGVDRGRNWDRKDNAYFSFDWRLQRPIRFGKSSALIPTVEMFNTFNNANNVNTLSTPALFNFDGFLRLGVGDPRQLQLSLKYTF
- a CDS encoding DMT family transporter, giving the protein MLRREAKNEEGRGLALILLSTVAYGTMPVLTKVAYGSGVRPLPLLAWRFLLASLLFALLPSAGPAKPISGRQRLTLWAIGAVYVVNALAYFKALETVPASTVALLLYTYPVIVTLFSGLLGWEGLTPRGLGAAGLAGAGCALTAGGALVGGPGVFFALLTAVLYAAYIMLGSRFAAQVPAQTAALHLTQVCALVCVPWAIGQGSVLLFPDVRAWGAVLGITVLSTVVALRAFLAGLARVGPARAAVLSSFEVVVTLALAVIVLGERLGVRQWAGAALILGAVGLQNLGSRRRLGKAQGY